From Micromonospora carbonacea:
GAGCGGGTCAAGACGTACTCGCTCGGCATGAAGCAGCGCCTCGCGGTCGCCTCGGCGCTGCTCAAGAACCCGAAGCTGCTCATCCTCGACGAGCCCGCCAACGGCCTCGACCCGGGCGGCATCCGGGAGATGCGCACGCTGACCCGGGACCTGGCCGCCTCGGGGATGACCGTGCTGCTGTCCAGCCACATCCTCGGCGAGATCCAGCTCATCTGCGACTCGGTCACCATCATCTCGCTGGGCCGGCGGGTCGCGTTCGGCCCGGTCGACCAGGTGCTCGCCGAGCACTCCGGCGGGGCCGTGCGGGTCCGGCTGGAGGCGGTCACCGACCTGCCGGCGGCGGCCGACGCGCTCAGCCGGGCGGGCGTGGCCGTCACCGCCCACCCCGACCACCTGATGCTCGCCGGCGTCGAGAAGCCGGCCCAGGTGAGCCGGATCCTCGCCGGCCAGGGCCTCTACGTCAGCGAGCTGGCCCCCGTCACGGTCGACCTGGAGAGCGTCTTCCTGGAGTTGACCTCGACCGCACCCGTGCCGGGGCAGCACCGCCAGGTCGACCAGTCCACGAAGGTCGGCGACGCGGGTCAGCCCGGCGTCGCCGGGGGAGGTTGGGGCGCATGAGCCTCTATCGCACGGAGCTGCGCCGGCTGGGCAAGCGGCGCTTCGCCCGCTGGGCGACGGTGCTCGGCCTGCTGCTGCTCGGGGCGGTCCTCGTCGGGGTCTTCTTCACCAACCAGAAGATCGGGCCCGAGCAGCAGGCCGCCGCCCAGCGGCAGGCCGAGCAGCAGTACCAGGAGCAGGTGCGCTGGGCCGAGCAGGAGCGCAAGGCCTGCGAGCAGGCCAAGGCGTCGGGTCAGGACCAGCAGCAGGAGGGCCGGTTCCCGCCGGACTGCGAGATGATCAGCCCGCCGCCGCCGGAGAGCATCCAGGCGGACTGGTTCCTGCCGTCGACGTTCGACTTCCGCGCGAGCTTCGAGGAGATGATCGTCACCTTCACCGCGATCCTGGCGCTGCTCGGGTTCGTGGTCGGCGCCTCCTTCGTCGGCGCCGAGTGGAGCTCCGGCGGGATGATGAACCTGCTGCTCTGGCGGCCGCAGCGGCTCACCGTGCTGCTGACCAAGCTGGCGGCGCTGCTCACCGGGCTGGTCGCCGTGGCCCTGGCCGCCGCCGTGGTCTGGACGGCCGGGTTCTGGGCCGTCGGCACGCTGCGCGGCACCACCGAGAAGATGACCGCCGGGGTGTGGCAGTCGTTCGCGCTGACCGGGCTGCGCGGGCTGGTGCTGATCATGGTCGCGGCGGCCGTCGGGTTCGCGCTGGCCTCGCTGGGCAGGCACACCGCGATGGCCCTCGGCGGGGCGATCGGGGCCGTCGTGGTCGGCCAGTTCGGCCTGGGCATCGTGATGTCGATGGCGGGGGCGCGCTTCGTCGAGGCGTGGCTGCTGCCGACGTACGGGCTCGCCTGGATGACGAAGAAGGTCACCCTGGAGGACTGGAACTCCTGCAACTCCTCCTCCTACTACGGGGAGTGCAAGCCGGACACCTTCGACCTGACCTGGCAGCACGCGTCGATCCTGTTCTCCGTCGCGCTGGTGGTCGTCCTCGGGGCGGCGCTGGTCAGCATGCGCCGGCGGGACGTCGCCTGAGCGGTGGCACCGGGTGGCCCGGACCGCACCGCACGTCCGATGCGGTCCGGGTCCGCCCTGGTTAGGCTGGGGATCCCCCAGGCCGGCGCGGCTTCGCCGGCCCTTCGCCGCCCGCGTGAGGACCGTCATGCCGCCTGCCGACGCCGCCCCGGCCGACACCGACCGGCCCGAGCCGGCGCGCCCCCGCGGCCGGGAGGCGACGGGCACCCGGGAGGGCGTCACCGTCCCCCCGCCCCGGTCCGCGCCGGACTCCGTCACTCCCGCCCCGGCCACCCGCGCCGAGCCCGCGACCGCCGAGCCCGAGCCGGAGCCCGGAGCCGCCGGCACCGGGCCGGTCGCCGCCGCCACCGGCCTCGCCGAGCGGGAGGTGCGCATCCTCGCCTTCGAGCAGCAGTGGTGGCGGCACGCGGGGGCCAAGGAGCAGGCGATCCGGGACACCTTCGGCCTCTCCGCGACCCGTTACTACCAGCTGCTCAACGGGCTGCTGGACAATCCGGCCGCGCTGGCCGCCGAGCCGGTCCTCGTCGGCCGGCTGCGCCGGTTGCGCTCCTCACGGGCCCGCAACCGGCGGCGCTGACCGCGCGAACCCGGTCACCGACGGTCCCGATCCCCGGCACAATCGAGCCGACGGAGGGAGCGGCGGATGGCGGCAGCGCACCGGGGCGTACCGGACGGGGAGGCCCGGCCGGGGCGGACGGCGACGGACGGGCGGGCGACGACCCCGGCGGAGGCGGCGGCTGCGCCGGGCACCCGCGCCGGGTCGGCGGGGCCGACGATGCGGGTGTGGTCGGCGTCCGCGCCGGCACCCGGCCGGGCCGTCAACGAGGACCTGGTCTTCCGCTTCGGTCCGCTGGTCGGCGTGCTCGACGGCGCGACCGTGCCCGAGGGCTTCGCCACCGGCTGCGTGCACTCCCCCGCCTGGTACGTCCGGCACCTCGCCGCCCGGATCGGGCTGGCCGCCGCCGCCCGGCCCGCGGCCACCCTGGTGAGCACCCTCGCGGCGGCGATCCTCGCGGTACGGGCGGACCACGGCGCCGACTGCGACCTCGACCATCCCGGCACGCCCTCGTCCACCGTCTGCCTGCTGCGGGAGAGCGGCGAGGAGGCGGACTGGCTCGTGCTCTGCGACAGCCCGCTGGTGCTCGACGTCGGCGGCCGGGTGCGCGCCGTCACCGACGACCGGCTGGAACAGGCGGTGGCCGACCTGCGGCGCACAGCCTCCACCCTGCCCGCGGGCCCCGGCGACGACCCGGTCAGCCGGTTCCGGCGGGCCGTCACCGTGCAGCGGCAGCGGATGAACCGCACGCACGGCTACTGGGTCGCCGCCGCCGACCCCGACGCCGCCTACCACGCGCTCACCGGCACGGAGCCGCTGCGGGGCCCGGGCGGCCTGCGCCGGGCGGCCCTGCTCACCGACGGCGCGTCCTGCGCCGTCGAGCAGTTCGGGCTGTTCGACTGGGCCGGCCTGCTCGACCTGGTCGCCGCCGAGGGGCCCGGGGCGCTCCTCGACCGGGTCCGCGCCGCCGAACGCGACCGGCCGGACCGGCTGCGCCGGCACAAGGCCACCGACGACGCCTCCGTCGTCCTCTGCGAGTTCGGCCCCGGTCGAGCCACCGCCGGCCCGCCGACCGGCTCGTAGCCGCTGACGGACCGGTGGAGGGGCGCGAAAGGGTGGACTCGGGCGGGTGCGGGACGGCAGACTTCGGCACGTGACGGGAACGGTCCGGTTGGAGCCGGTGGACGAACGGAACCTGGAGCCGCTGCTCTCGGTGGCCGTCGCCGAGGCCGAGCCCGACGACGTGATGCCCCCGGTCGACGCGCCGGCCGGCTGGTCGCACGCCCGGCGGGAGGCGTTCCGCGACTACTACCGCACGGGCATGGTGGGCCTCGACGGCCCCACCCACACCGCCATGTACGCGGTCCTCGTCGGCGGCGAGGTGCTGGGCATGATCCGGATGACCCGCCGCGCCGAACCGGGGACGGTGGAGACGGGCATCTGGCTCGGCCGCTCCGCCCGGGGGCAGGGCGTGGGTGCGGCGGCCCTGCGCGAGCTGCTCGACCTCGCGGCGGCGGCCGGGATGCACACGGTGGTGGCGGAGACCACCCGGGACAACGCCGGTGCCGTGTCGGTGCTGCGCCGGTGCGGCGCGAAGCTGATCGAGGACGGCGACGCCGTGCGCGCGGAGATCTCCCTCGACGCCATCCCGCCCGCGCTCTGAGCCGGCCGACGCCCCTGCCGTGGCGGGGCGCGGGCCTCAGCGCGCGTCGCGGGCCTGCGCGTACGCGGCCAGCCAGGCGACCTGCGCCGGGTCGAGCGACGGGCGGACCCGCTGCCGCGCCGTCTCGACGTGCCCCGCCGTGACCGTCGACGCGGTCAGCGACTCGCGCATCGCGGCGAGCGCCGCCTCCCGCACCAGCGCCGCGCAGTCCGCCGCCGAGAAGCCGTCCAGCCCGCCGCCGAGCGCCGCGAGGTCGACGTCGTCGGCGAACGGGACGTGGCGGGCGGCGGCGCGCAGGATCTCGGCGCGGGCGTCCCCGTCCGGCGGCGGCACGTACACCAGCCGCTCCAGCCGGCCGGGGCGCAGCAGCGCCGGGTCCACCAGGTCGGGGCGGTTGGTCGCGCCGACCACCACCACGTTGCGCAGCGACTCCACCCCGTCCAGCTCGGTGAGCAGGGCGGCGACCACCCGGTCGGTGGTGCCCCCGTCGCTTGCCTGCCCGCGTACCGGGGCGAGCGCGTCCACCTCGTCGAGGAAGACCAGCGTCGGGGCGGCCTCCCGGGCCCGGCGGAACAGCTCCCGCACCGCCCGCTCGCTCTCGCCGACCCACTTCGACAGCAGCTCCGCGCCCTTCACCGAGAGCACGTTGGCCCGCCCCGAGCCGGCGAGCGCGGTCACCAGGAAGGTCTTCCCGCAGCCGGGCGGCCCGTAGAGCAGCACCCCGCGCGGGGGCTGCACGCCCAGCCGGGCGAAGGTGTCCGGGTAGGTCAGCGGCCACAGCACGGACTCGGTCAGCTGCTCCTTGACCTCGACCATGTCCCCGACGTCGTCGAGGGTGACGTCCGCCAGCTCCAGCGTGGACGCGGCCATCGTCGTCGGCCGGACCACCTCCAGGGCGGCCGTGAAGTCCGCCATCGCCACCGTCGGCGCGTCGGCCGTCTTCTGCCGCAGCGCCGCCCGCACCCCGGCCTCCCGCACCAGCGCCGCCAGGTCGGCGGCGACGAACCCGGGGGTACGCCCGGCGACCTCGTCCAACCGGACGTCCTCGGCCAGCGGCACCTGGCGGGTCAGCACGGTGAGCTGCTCCCGGCGCAGCGCCTGGTCGGGCAGCGGCACGGTGATCCGCAGCGACAGCAGGTCCGGGGCGCGCAGCCCGGGGTCGACGGCCTCGGGGCGGCTGGTCGTGCAGACCACGGCCACCCCGGCCCCGACGGTCTCGGCGAGCACCTGCCGGAACACCGTGGCCACCGGGCCGGCGTCGTCGGCCGGGGCGAGCGCCTCCACGTCGGTGACCAGCAGCACGGCCGGGCCGGCGGCGCGTACCTCGTCGGCGGCGGCGCGCAGCCGCCGGGCCGCGGCGTCGTTGGCGAGCGCGGCCAGCTCGGGCGCCCAGAGCGGGCGGACCCGCGCGCCCACCCGGGCGGCGACCGCCCGGACCAGCGCCGACTTGCCCGATCCGGCCGGGCCGGCGATCAGCACCCCGAGCGACACCGTGGTGCCCAGCCGGCCCAGCACCTCCCGGTGGTGGAAGCCGAGGTCGAGCAACTCGGTCAGCTCGTCGGCCTGCGCGCGCAGCCCCGGCAGCTCGTCGACGGCGGGGGCGGCGTCCGACGCGTCGGCGTCGGCGGCCCGACCGGCCGACCCGGCCGCCCAGGTCGCCGTGTCGGGCCCGGCCGCCGGGCCGTTTGCGGCGGCGTGGGCGTCGGCACCGGCGTGGGCGGGCCCGGCCGAGCCGCCGGCCCGGGTCGCCGGCCCGTGCTCCCAGCCGACCACGGTGTCCATGGTGACCAGCGCGGCGACGCCCGGCTCGGCGGCGACCACGGTGAGCAGGGTGCTCGTCCAGGCGTACCCGACGGTGCTGGAGAGGCGGTGCCGGGCCGCCGCCACGAGGGCGCGCACCGAGGCGTCCGGCAGCACGTCCTGCGGCAGCAGGGACACGTCGTCGCCGACGGTGACCACCTTGCCGAGCAGCGCGAGGCGGAGCATCTCGGGGGAGACCGCGGCGGCGACCTGCACCGGCCCGGTCAGGGTCACCCGACGGGCCGGCACCACCGGCGCGCGGCTCACCGTGACCTGCCCGCCGTCGCGTACGCCCAGGTTGCCCAGGAGCAGGTCGTCGGCGTAGAGCAGCGCCGTGCTCGCGGCGGGCCCGGCCGGCGCGACGATCCCGGCGGTCACCCGGCGGCCGGCGAGCCGCACCGGGTCGCCGGGGCGCAGCGCGAGCGCCGTCAGCACCTCGGGGTGCAGCCGCACCACGCCGCGCCGGCCGTCCAGCGCGGCCGGTCGCAGGCTGGCGACGAGGGTCAGGTCGGGTGCGGGTGCGGCCATCGCCCGAGGTTAGCCGCAAGGAAGGGCCCCCTGTTAACGCCTACGGTAGAGAAGGGTCCCCCGCTCACACCGGGTCAACGCTGGGGTCGGTGCCGTCGAGCAGCGACGGGTCGCGCCGGATCAGCTCCGCGAGCCGGGCCGCCGGGTCCACCTTGAGCCGGTCGGCGTCGGACGGCCACGCCGGCACGGCCTTGACCGTCAGCGGCCACACCGGGGGCGGCACGGTCGCGGCCTCCGCGCCGACCGTCACCCGCCCGTTCGACCAGCCGACCCGCAGCGGGTACGCCTGCCCGTCGTGCTCCACCCGAAGCGCGACCGTCATGCCGGGGTGCGCCGCCACCACCCGGGCCACCGCCCCGGCCACCTCGTCGACGGGGTCCCGCCCGGCGACACCCGCGGGATGGACGGGGGCCGGCGCGGCGGGCAGGGCCGGGACGCCGCCCGTCCGGCGGGGCAGGGCGTCCGCCGGGTCCCCGCCGACGTCGCCCGCCGGCCGGGGGCGGGGGTCCGGGGCGGCGTCGGCCACCGCGTCGGCGCGTACGGCCGGGGTGGGATCCGGTCGTGCCTCGGCCCGTGCGGCCGGCTCGCCCCGGCCGACCGGATGGGCCCCGGCCTGCGCCGGGACGGTCCGCCCCGCCGGCTCTCGGCCGGGCTCGTCGCCCGGGTCGACGCCCCGGCGGCGGAGCGCCTCCTCACGCCGGGCGAGCCGGGCCAGGGTCTCGTCGAGATCACCTCTCATGTCGCCACCCCTTCCGCGTGTGGACCGAACCGGGCCGGTTCAGTCCCTCCTGTCCCGGGTGGCTCGGTCCAGCGCCCGGTCCAGGACGACCAGCAGGGCGTCCCGCACCGAGAGCCGGTCCCGGGCGTCGAACTGCACCAGGGGGACCTGGTCGGAGATGGCCAGGGCCCACCGGATCGAGGGAAGGTCCACGGCCAGCCGGCCGTCGAAGGCGTTCACCCCGACGACGAAGGGCAGCCCGGCCCGCTCGAAGAAGTCGATCGCCGGATAGCAGTCGTCCAGCCGCGAGCTGTCCACCACCACCAGCGCGCCGAGCGCCCCCCGGGCCAGGTCGTCCCACATGAAGCCGAAGCGGTTCTGGCCCGGCGTGCCGAAGAGGTAGAGCTTGAGGCTGCGGTCGATCGTCACGCAGCCGAAGTCCATCGCCACCGTGGTGGTGGTCTTGCCCGACCGCGCGCCGGGGTCGTCGATGCCGATTCCGGCGCTGGTCATCTCCGCCTCGGTGGTCAGCGGCGCGATCTCGGAGATGGCCCCGACCGTGGTGGTCTTGCCCACCCCGAAGCCGCCGGCGACCAGGATCTTCACCGGGATCGGGGGCGTGGACCGGCCCGGGCCGGCGTTCGGCGTGCCGTGCCGTGGCCCGGCCGGCGGCGCCGGGTTGGTGGTCGGCGGGGTGGCGCGTCCGGTGGCCGGTGTGGCACCCGTCGGGGTGCCGTAGCGGGCGGCGGCGCTGTTGGCGGAGAGCCCGCTCAGCGGGGCCGGCGGCCATTCAGGAGATCGCACGGAGTCCATCAATCACTCGCAGGATGATGTCGGGGTCAAGGGCGTCGTTGGCGGTGCTGACGTGCACGTCGAGGTGGCCGGCGGCCCGGAGGTCGCCGACCAGGATCCGGGTGACGCCGAAGTGCAGCCGGGTACGGGCCGAGATCTCCGCCACGGAGATCGGCTCTCCACAGAGCGCGATGATCGCCTGGAGCTCGGGGGCGAGCCGGGAGACCGGCCCCGCGCCCCGGACGCCGGGACCGGGGCGGGCGGTGACCTGGGTCTCCAGGCTGATCGCCGGGTCCACCCCGGCCACCCTGCCGGAGGTCAGCACGAACGGGCGTGGCCCCGTCGGCAGGTGCGGATCGGGAGCGCCCAACCGGCCGGGCAGATCGTGCGCCGGGCTGCCGGGCGGGCCGTCGCCAGGACCGCCGGGGAAGCCGGTGCCGCCTTCCGGGAAGCCGCCGGGGAGGTCCGGGCCGCCTTCCGGCCAGCCGGTGCCGCCGCCGGGGAAGCCGAGGCGGCTGCTCGGGAAACCGGGGCCGCCGGCCGGGAGGCCGCCGCCGGGGAAGCCGGGGCCGCCGCCCGGGAAGCCGGAGGTGCCGTCGGCCGGCCCGGGAGCGCCGCCCGGGCCGCCGGGGTGGCCGGGGCCGCCCGGGAAGCCGCCCGACCCGCCCGTCCCGTCGTCGTCCGGGGACTGCGCCCGCAGGTAGGGCCGGATCCGGACGACGGGTTCCGGATCCGGCCCGGTGCCGGCGACCTCCGGGCTCACTGTTGTACGGCGTTCTTCAGCTCGGCGATCAGTCGCGGGGTGAGGGCGCTGCCGGCCCGCCCGGCGAAGAGGGTCATCTCGTAGGCCACGGTGCCGAGGTTCGCCGACCGGTCGGCCACCACACCGAGCACCGAGCCGGCGCTGATGGAGCTGATCAGCAGGTAGCCGTCGGCCATGTCGACGATGACCCGGTTCAGGCCGCCGAGGGCGTACCAGCTCGCGGCCCCGCCGGCGAGGCTCGTCATGCCGGAGACGACGGCGGCGAGGCGCTCGGCGTTGGACCGGTCCTTGATCGCCGACATGGCCATCAGCAGCCCGTCGGAGGAGACCGCGATCGCCTCCATCACACCGGCGGTGCTGGACGTGAACGAGTCCAGCAGCCAGTTGAACGTGCGGGCCTCGGGGCTCAGGTCGGTGGGGTGCTGGTGCTCGATGTTCTCGTGCAGGTACGGGCTGGTCACCGTGTTGATCCCTCTTCGTAGCGGCGGTCAGGACGGGCTTCACGCAGCGCGCGGGCGACGCCCGCCTCGAACTGGTTGATGAGGTCGCGCACCTCTCCGGGGTCGCCGGGGTCGGACGGGGGAGCGGGCCTGGGTGGCGGGACGGCCAGGTTGGCACCGGGGACCCGTCGGGTCAGTCGGGGAGGGTCGGCGACCAGGGGAGCCGCCACCGGGGCCGCAGCACCCGGGGGAGCCGCCACCGGGCGGCCCGGCATCGGGGGAGCCGCCGGGGGGTGCAGTTCGGCCCGGCGTACCCCGGCTTCGAACTGCTCGACCAGCGCGCGGGCGGCGGCCGGGTCGGCGGTGGTGGCGTCCACCGGGCCGACGACCGGGCCGGTGTGCGGCAGGCTCGCGCCGGGCACCCGCTGGCGGATGCCCGCGCCCCGCGACGTCCCGCCCGACCCGCCGGGCGGCGGCGCGGAGCCGGGCGGCGGGGAGCCGGGCTGCGGGCCGGTCGGGAAGGAGAGGTGCCGGGGCCGGGCCGGCAGGAGCGGTGTGCCGGCGGCCCCGCCGACCGGACCGGCGGCACGGGAAGGCCGGCCGGCGCCGGGGGCCGCCGGGGGAGCGGCGGCGTCGGGCGCGACCGGGGTGCCGCCGACGGTCGGCGGGGCGTCCAGGGTGGGGGCGCCCGCCCGTCCGGACGTGGCGGCCGGCGGCTCGACGACCGCCTCGAAGGCGTTCCAGGAGTCGCCCGACTCCATCGACCGGGTGGCGCGGCTGAGCAGCTCGCGGTCCACGCCGAGCGCCACGCCGAGCGCCACGGTCCCGTCCACCGACCCGTCCCCCGGACCGCCGGCGGGCGCGGGGTGGGCGGTGGCGGCGACGGCCAGCGCCCGGCCGGGACCGGTCGGCTGCGGACGGCCGGACGCGGCCGGCCGGTCCGGCGTGGCCGTCCCGGTCGCCGCCGGCCCGGCCTGGCCGGCGGGCGGCACGACCAGCAGCGCCGACGGGACCTCCAGCCGGGCGGTGACGCCGCCGCCGGTGGTCGGGACGAGGTCCACCGTCCAGCCGTGCCGGCGGGCGAGCCGGCCCACCACGAAGAGGCCGAGCACCTCGGTCGGGACGAGGTCGAGCCGTTCCCGGCGGGTCAGCCGGGCGTTCTCCTCGGCCAGCCGCTCCTCGGTCATGCCGATGCCGTGGTCCACCACGGACAGCCGCATGCCGTGCCCGGTCGGCTCGGCGGTCACCACCACCCTCGTGTGCGGCGGGGAGAAGACGGTGGCGTTCTCCATCAGCTCCGCCAGCGCCAGCACCAGGTCGCCGACGGTGGACGGCGCCGCCGACACCCCGGCCGGGACCTGCACGTCGACCCGGGTGTAGTCCTCGATCTCGCCGAGCGCGAGCCGGACCACGTCGGTCAGCGGCACCGGGGCCACGTGCCCGTCGGCGCCGGTCGAGCCGGAGAGCACCACGAGGCTGCCCGCGTTGCGGCGCAGCCGGCTGGAGACGTGGTCCAGCCGGTAGAGGTGCTCCAGCCGCCCCGGGTCGGTCTCCTGCTGCTCCAGCCGGTCGATGAGCGCGATCTGCCGGCCCACCAGGTTCTGCGTACGACGCCCGACGTGGCCGAACATCTGCGCCACGTTGCGTCGGCCGGCGACCTGCCGCTCCACCAGCCGGGCGGCGGTGCTCTGCACGCGTTCGAACGCGCGGGCCAGGTCGCCGATCTCGTCGCGGCCCCGGACGTCGACCGGGTCGAGGCGGATCGGCGGGACGTTCTCGCTCTCGTCGTCGGCGACCCGCACCAGCTCCGCCTCGGCGGCCCGGGCGACCCGTTCGGCGGAGCGGGTGAGCCGGGTCAGCGGGCGGGCGACCAGCCGGGCCACCGCCATGCTGAGCAGCACCACGAGGAGCATGACCAGCACCGCCGTGACGCCGACCACCCAGGCGGCGGTGAGGGCCCGCTGCTCCTCCTCGCGCACCTGCGTGGTGACGTCCGCGGCGATCTTCTTCTCGACGAACTGGCCGAGGGTGGTCATCGACTGGACGGAGGGGAAGAGGGTGTCCAGGGGCACGCTGCTGAGGGCGGCCACCGGGTCCTTCTCGCTGTCGACGACGAACGTCGGGCCGGTCCGGGCGGCCACCGCCGCGTCGTCCAGCAGCGCCAGCTCCAACTGCTCGGGGGTGACCAGGCTGCGGAACCGGTCGGTGTCCACGGTCAGGGCGGCCATGCAGGCGATGTAGCTGGCGATCGCCTTCGGGTCGCTGGTCTCCTTGACCAGGACGATCAGGGTGGCGCACGCGCCCAGGCTCTCGTCGGCGCGCAGCAGGCCGTCCAGGGCGAGCACCTGCTGGCCGACCGGGGTGGTGGTGTCCACCTTCCAGGCCAGCCGCAGCGAGTCGATCAGCTCCACGGCGAGCGGGCCGAAGGCTTCCATGACCCGCACCGGGGTGGCCCGGCCGGCGAGCACGGCGGCGCGTACGTCGGCGAGCCCCCGCACCTGGTCGAGCGCGAGCCTGACCCGGTCGGTGAGCTGGCCGCCCAGCTCGGCGCGGATGTCGGCGACCCGGTCGTCCACGGTGGCCGACTTCTGGATCACCTCCGTGCGGGACGCCCGGCCGAGCAGCAGACCGACGGAGAGCAGGCGCTCCTGCTGGAGGTCCTGGACCAGGGTGCCGACCCGGCTGGCCACCCGGACGGCCTCGGCGGTGTCCGCTGCCCGCCCGGCGGTGGCGACCCGGTCGAGGACGATCGGCACGGCGAGCCCGACCATGCTGAGCAGCGGGACGATCACCAGCAGGGCGAGCTTGCCCCGGATGCGGAGCCTAGCGAGCATCGAAGGGCCCCCACCGCTCGGCGCTGGTGGGGCGGCCCTGCCCGGCCGGCTGGAGCATCCGGGGCTCGACCTGGGCGACCGTGCCGGCCGGGGCGGACCCGTGGCGGTCGGCCGGGGCGTCCCAGCCGGTCTCGTCGGCCGCCGGTGGGCCGGTGTCCCCGCCGGCCGGTCGGCGGTCCCGCCCGGTCCGGCGGTCCCGGGCGGTGATCAGCACCGCGGCGAGCGCGCCGAGCAGCAGGACGGCCAGGATGGCCGCCCCGGCGGCGAGCCGGCGGTCCCGGTCGAGCTGGTCGATGCGGTCGGTCAGCAGCGCGTCCAGCTCGTCGAGGATGACGGGCTGGAGCTGGCGGGCGGCCTCCTGGGCGGCGGTGCGGGCGGCGATGAGGTTGGTGAGCGCGCGGGCGGTCGCCGCCTCGTCCTCCAACCGGACCGCCGAGGTGGGGGCGGCGAGCGCGCCGAGCCGCTCGATGGAGCGCTGGTAGGTGTCCAGCGGGGCGAGCACGTTCGCGCCGAGCTTGGTGCTGTCCGTGCTGTCCACGGCCGCGCGCAGGTTGTTGATCAGGTCGTTGGCGGGGCTGATGGCGCTCGTCCACAGGGCGCCGAGCTGGGACACCATGGCGATGCGCTGGGCGTCGGGCAGCTCGGCGGCGACGGCGGCCAGGTCGCCGAGCCGGCCGGTGGCCAC
This genomic window contains:
- a CDS encoding ATP-binding cassette domain-containing protein, translating into MRHALDGFDMRVEQGQVHGFLGPNGSGKTTTLRTLLGLIRPNGGRMAILGQEVPAALPAVVGQVGAIVESPQFFPHFTARDTLSLLAGAGDVPQTRVDEVLELVGLRDRAGERVKTYSLGMKQRLAVASALLKNPKLLILDEPANGLDPGGIREMRTLTRDLAASGMTVLLSSHILGEIQLICDSVTIISLGRRVAFGPVDQVLAEHSGGAVRVRLEAVTDLPAAADALSRAGVAVTAHPDHLMLAGVEKPAQVSRILAGQGLYVSELAPVTVDLESVFLELTSTAPVPGQHRQVDQSTKVGDAGQPGVAGGGWGA
- a CDS encoding ABC transporter permease subunit, which encodes MSLYRTELRRLGKRRFARWATVLGLLLLGAVLVGVFFTNQKIGPEQQAAAQRQAEQQYQEQVRWAEQERKACEQAKASGQDQQQEGRFPPDCEMISPPPPESIQADWFLPSTFDFRASFEEMIVTFTAILALLGFVVGASFVGAEWSSGGMMNLLLWRPQRLTVLLTKLAALLTGLVAVALAAAVVWTAGFWAVGTLRGTTEKMTAGVWQSFALTGLRGLVLIMVAAAVGFALASLGRHTAMALGGAIGAVVVGQFGLGIVMSMAGARFVEAWLLPTYGLAWMTKKVTLEDWNSCNSSSYYGECKPDTFDLTWQHASILFSVALVVVLGAALVSMRRRDVA
- a CDS encoding DUF3263 domain-containing protein; translated protein: MPPADAAPADTDRPEPARPRGREATGTREGVTVPPPRSAPDSVTPAPATRAEPATAEPEPEPGAAGTGPVAAATGLAEREVRILAFEQQWWRHAGAKEQAIRDTFGLSATRYYQLLNGLLDNPAALAAEPVLVGRLRRLRSSRARNRRR
- a CDS encoding GNAT family N-acetyltransferase, producing MTGTVRLEPVDERNLEPLLSVAVAEAEPDDVMPPVDAPAGWSHARREAFRDYYRTGMVGLDGPTHTAMYAVLVGGEVLGMIRMTRRAEPGTVETGIWLGRSARGQGVGAAALRELLDLAAAAGMHTVVAETTRDNAGAVSVLRRCGAKLIEDGDAVRAEISLDAIPPAL
- a CDS encoding AAA family ATPase — encoded protein: MAAPAPDLTLVASLRPAALDGRRGVVRLHPEVLTALALRPGDPVRLAGRRVTAGIVAPAGPAASTALLYADDLLLGNLGVRDGGQVTVSRAPVVPARRVTLTGPVQVAAAVSPEMLRLALLGKVVTVGDDVSLLPQDVLPDASVRALVAAARHRLSSTVGYAWTSTLLTVVAAEPGVAALVTMDTVVGWEHGPATRAGGSAGPAHAGADAHAAANGPAAGPDTATWAAGSAGRAADADASDAAPAVDELPGLRAQADELTELLDLGFHHREVLGRLGTTVSLGVLIAGPAGSGKSALVRAVAARVGARVRPLWAPELAALANDAAARRLRAAADEVRAAGPAVLLVTDVEALAPADDAGPVATVFRQVLAETVGAGVAVVCTTSRPEAVDPGLRAPDLLSLRITVPLPDQALRREQLTVLTRQVPLAEDVRLDEVAGRTPGFVAADLAALVREAGVRAALRQKTADAPTVAMADFTAALEVVRPTTMAASTLELADVTLDDVGDMVEVKEQLTESVLWPLTYPDTFARLGVQPPRGVLLYGPPGCGKTFLVTALAGSGRANVLSVKGAELLSKWVGESERAVRELFRRAREAAPTLVFLDEVDALAPVRGQASDGGTTDRVVAALLTELDGVESLRNVVVVGATNRPDLVDPALLRPGRLERLVYVPPPDGDARAEILRAAARHVPFADDVDLAALGGGLDGFSAADCAALVREAALAAMRESLTASTVTAGHVETARQRVRPSLDPAQVAWLAAYAQARDAR
- a CDS encoding GTP-binding protein, translated to MDSVRSPEWPPAPLSGLSANSAAARYGTPTGATPATGRATPPTTNPAPPAGPRHGTPNAGPGRSTPPIPVKILVAGGFGVGKTTTVGAISEIAPLTTEAEMTSAGIGIDDPGARSGKTTTTVAMDFGCVTIDRSLKLYLFGTPGQNRFGFMWDDLARGALGALVVVDSSRLDDCYPAIDFFERAGLPFVVGVNAFDGRLAVDLPSIRWALAISDQVPLVQFDARDRLSVRDALLVVLDRALDRATRDRRD
- a CDS encoding DUF742 domain-containing protein; this translates as MPGRLGAPDPHLPTGPRPFVLTSGRVAGVDPAISLETQVTARPGPGVRGAGPVSRLAPELQAIIALCGEPISVAEISARTRLHFGVTRILVGDLRAAGHLDVHVSTANDALDPDIILRVIDGLRAIS
- a CDS encoding roadblock/LC7 domain-containing protein; protein product: MTSPYLHENIEHQHPTDLSPEARTFNWLLDSFTSSTAGVMEAIAVSSDGLLMAMSAIKDRSNAERLAAVVSGMTSLAGGAASWYALGGLNRVIVDMADGYLLISSISAGSVLGVVADRSANLGTVAYEMTLFAGRAGSALTPRLIAELKNAVQQ